One window of Salvelinus fontinalis isolate EN_2023a unplaced genomic scaffold, ASM2944872v1 scaffold_0083, whole genome shotgun sequence genomic DNA carries:
- the LOC129842988 gene encoding B-cell receptor CD22-like, whose protein sequence is MKTGTSESIDIDVRYAPKNTSVSVSPSGEIVEGRSVTLTCSSVANPPVDKYTWYKKNVASPKASGQSYSITNISSEDRGEYYCEAQNGRGSMNSTALMIIVAGKQTSVVTAAVGIIVVVLVLILCLSGLMWFRKKVSTSTSNTRDTADDGQGDSSPVYDNISGMVMTSTAAQTAATDDQDDVHYASVHFSRSKNQEVPLYSTVQLHQPQKQDQDVQYAAVKFNLLSSATQPTAAQAAEEEPFVLYSTVNKPRTKKT, encoded by the exons ATGAAGACAGGGACGTCTGAGTCTATCGACATTGATGTGAGAT ACGCTCCAAAGAacacctcagtgtcagtcagtccctctggtgaaatagtggagggcagatcagtgactctgacctgcagcagtgttgccaacccacctgtggacaaatacacctggtacaagaaGAACGTGGCCTCACCAAAAGCATCAGGACAGAGTTACAGCATCACTAACATCAGctctgaggacagaggagaatatTACTGTGAGGCCCAGAATGGAAGAGGATCTATGAACTCTACAGCTCTGATGATCATTGTAGCAG GGAAACAAACATCAGTTGTGACTGCAGCTGTAGGAATCATAGTGGTTGTTCTGGTtctcatcctctgtctctctggactCATGTGGTTCAG GAAGAAGGTCTCCACATCCACCTCCAACACAAGAGACACAGCAGACGATGGACAG ggaGACTCTAGTCCAGTGTATGACAACATCTCAGGCATGGTCATGACCTCTACTGCAGCACAGACAGCAGCCACAGACGACCAGGATGATGTTCACTACGCCAGCGTCCACTTCTCTCGCTCCAAAAACCAGGAAGTGCCTCTGTACTCCACCGTCCAGCTGCATCAACCACAGAAACAGGACCAAGATGTCCAATACGCTGCTGTGAAATTCAACCTCCTCAGTTCTGCCACCCA ACCCACAGCAGCACAAGCAGCTGAAGAGGAGCCCTTTGTGCTCTACAGTACagtcaacaaacccagaaccaagaagacctga